In Candidatus Methylomirabilis limnetica, the following are encoded in one genomic region:
- a CDS encoding lipoate--protein ligase family protein: MTSKGPEHALILCRDTGKRVGDAGCLDSDLKGRNRADRCMGMPAAGRLLRMGGSGGPTNMGIDEALATLCRDVATLRFYAWEAPTLSIGYSQRSSDIDPAACRKSTVHLVRRPTGGRAVLHQQDLTYSLILPLRPPWTKISIAESYHQINVCLLRGLETLGLKVRVGSRPRQVNGALSPFCFPAISQDEVLVGRKKVIGSAQRRFPTALLQQGSILLDFDPAGILDLLRPSDRAAAAGAFETVGSLREALGWLPDRLEVETAIRNGFSEEMGIEFVEGELRPEEFRLSVELAATRYGSEDWTFRR; encoded by the coding sequence GTGACATCGAAAGGGCCTGAGCATGCACTCATCCTGTGCCGGGATACGGGTAAGCGTGTAGGCGACGCAGGATGCCTCGACTCGGATCTCAAGGGGCGAAATCGGGCCGATCGGTGCATGGGGATGCCCGCAGCAGGCCGACTTCTGAGGATGGGTGGCTCTGGTGGTCCCACCAACATGGGGATTGACGAAGCGCTCGCCACCTTGTGTAGAGATGTTGCGACCCTACGCTTTTACGCATGGGAGGCTCCGACACTTTCCATCGGTTACTCTCAGCGGAGTAGCGACATCGACCCTGCGGCCTGTCGCAAATCCACGGTGCATCTGGTGCGCCGTCCTACAGGCGGTAGAGCCGTACTGCACCAGCAAGATCTGACCTACAGCCTGATCCTTCCCCTGCGCCCACCCTGGACGAAGATCTCGATCGCAGAGAGTTACCACCAGATAAACGTGTGCCTGCTGCGGGGTCTTGAAACGCTGGGCCTGAAGGTGCGGGTTGGGAGCCGCCCGAGACAGGTTAACGGAGCGCTGTCCCCATTCTGCTTCCCAGCCATCTCGCAAGATGAGGTCTTGGTGGGCAGGAAAAAGGTGATCGGCTCAGCGCAGCGGCGATTTCCCACGGCACTTCTTCAACAGGGAAGCATTCTGTTGGATTTCGACCCTGCCGGTATTCTTGATCTCCTACGCCCATCCGATCGGGCCGCCGCCGCAGGTGCTTTCGAGACAGTGGGTTCACTGCGGGAGGCGCTGGGGTGGCTTCCTGATCGTCTGGAGGTAGAGACGGCGATTAGAAACGGATTTTCCGAGGAGATGGGGATCGAATTCGTGGAAGGTGAGCTTCGGCCAGAGGAGTTCCGGCTATCCGTAGAGTTAGCCGCCACACGCTATGGCTCAGAGGACTGGACCTTTCGTCGCTGA
- the pgsA gene encoding CDP-diacylglycerol--glycerol-3-phosphate 3-phosphatidyltransferase: MEFARDFKGRRALMNLPNKITLGRIFLVPFIIVFLVVGEKVPNYTAGAIFLAAVLTDWLDGQIARNTRQVTTLGKLLDPIADKLLISTALIALVQVGRAPAWMVVLIVGRELAITGLRTIAASQSVIIHASDFGKYKMLTEVAAVSFLILDWPPEWGFIAIPSLGVLCLWGAIALSIVSGIDYFLKFWKVIDLS; encoded by the coding sequence ATGGAATTCGCGCGAGATTTTAAAGGGCGAAGAGCTCTCATGAACCTGCCCAACAAGATCACGCTGGGCAGGATCTTCTTAGTTCCCTTCATCATCGTCTTCCTGGTTGTGGGGGAGAAGGTCCCCAATTATACTGCTGGCGCTATCTTTCTAGCTGCGGTCCTGACCGACTGGCTGGATGGCCAGATTGCTCGCAACACCCGGCAGGTGACCACGCTGGGCAAGTTGCTTGATCCGATCGCCGACAAGCTGCTCATCTCCACTGCTCTCATCGCGCTGGTGCAGGTGGGGCGCGCGCCGGCATGGATGGTCGTTCTGATCGTGGGCCGTGAGCTGGCTATCACCGGGCTCAGAACGATCGCTGCCTCACAGAGCGTCATCATCCATGCAAGCGACTTTGGAAAGTACAAGATGCTCACAGAGGTGGCGGCGGTGAGCTTCCTGATCCTCGACTGGCCACCGGAGTGGGGTTTCATTGCCATTCCCTCCCTGGGGGTTCTTTGTCTGTGGGGAGCGATTGCGTTGAGCATCGTCTCGGGCATCGACTATTTCTTGAAGTTCTGGAAAGTTATCGACCTGAGCTGA
- the plsY gene encoding glycerol-3-phosphate 1-O-acyltransferase PlsY, with product MSVGLWLVPLGYLAGSIPFGLLIARASKGVDVRKVGSGNIGATNVLRVVGTGAGALTLALDALKGWAPVALSKLLGAPEVLVATVGLAAFLGHLYPLFLGFRGGKGVATALGVLLALFAKIALLIVGVWVLIAALFRYSSLAAVGTCIACPLLVWVLDGRPPYVGLTIIICGFILIRHRENLGRLMAGEEGKIGQKLQGADLPRHDRLAS from the coding sequence ATGAGCGTAGGATTATGGCTCGTTCCACTGGGGTATCTCGCCGGCTCCATCCCGTTCGGCCTCCTGATTGCCAGGGCGTCGAAAGGAGTGGATGTGCGTAAAGTCGGGAGCGGCAACATCGGTGCCACCAATGTCTTGCGGGTCGTGGGCACAGGGGCCGGCGCTCTCACTCTTGCCCTGGACGCGCTGAAAGGGTGGGCGCCTGTCGCATTGAGTAAGCTCCTTGGTGCGCCGGAGGTGCTCGTTGCTACGGTAGGACTGGCAGCATTTCTGGGTCATCTGTATCCGCTCTTTCTCGGCTTTCGCGGGGGGAAGGGAGTAGCCACCGCCTTGGGGGTGTTGCTCGCGCTGTTTGCGAAGATCGCGTTGCTGATTGTGGGTGTCTGGGTGTTGATAGCTGCCCTCTTTCGCTATTCGTCGCTTGCTGCCGTCGGCACATGCATCGCATGCCCGCTGCTCGTATGGGTTCTTGATGGCCGACCGCCCTATGTGGGCTTGACGATTATTATCTGCGGTTTCATCCTCATCCGGCACCGGGAAAACCTGGGACGCCTTATGGCGGGGGAAGAGGGGAAGATCGGACAAAAGCTACAGGGAGCGGATCTGCCTCGGCACGATCGGCTCGCCTCGTAA